Sequence from the Xenorhabdus nematophila ATCC 19061 genome:
ACAAAATAATCATTTGATCATTTCATGTTACCGCCGGTAGGGACTTTCACCCTGCCCTGAGATAAACCGTTTCACTATAGCGCTAATAACTAAGGGGAGCAATCAACAAAAATCAAATGTGAAACCTGACCCGCAATCATTTATGCTTTCATCATCAAGTACTAAAATACACCAACACGATGATTTTATAGAAGGATGCTCACTATGCTCGATCCAAAGAAAATTGAACAAATTGCCCGCCAAATCCATCATGCCATGCCGAAAGGTGTGAAAGAGTTTGGCGATGACGTAGAAAAAAAACTGCGTACTGTTTTGCAATCTCAGTTAAGCAAGCTGGATCTCGTCAATCGGGAAGAATTTGATATTCAGACTCAAGTCCTGTTGCGCACCCGTGAAAAATTGGCGGCAGTGGAGCAACGTTTGAATGAGCTGGAAGCTCGCCTCGCCAGTACAGACAAAAGAACTGAATCGGCTGAATAATTGTGCGACGTCGATTTGCTCGTGGTCATTGACCAGCCGATGACACTTCCCTCGATGCCGTTATACCCTAAAAAAACATAACGGCATCGGAACACGATAAACTTACTGGCGTTTAATCGTTTTGATAATATTGGTTGTTGAAATACCATCCTCGAAGTTCAGTACCTTAACTTCGCCACCAGCAGCCCAAACCTCTTCACTACCGGCAATCTCTTCTGGCTTATAATCACCGCCTTTGACCAGAATATCCGGCAGGATACCCGCGATTAAACGCTGAGGCGTATCTTCTTCAAATGGCACAACCCAATCCACGGATTCCAACGCTGATAATACAATCATGCGCTGTTCCAGAGGGTTGACGGGGCGGGTTTCCCCTTTCAGCCGCTTGGTGGAAGCATCACTATTTACGGCAACAATCAGACGATCACCTAATTTACGTGCGTTGGAGAGATAAGAAACATGCCCGGCATGAAGGATGTCAAAACAGCCATTTGTCATGACGATATGCTCACCGCGCTGACGAGCTTGTGTAACAACCTCTTTCAATTGAGATTCACTCATCACGCCGAAGCCGGTTTCTGCCCGTCCGCGTACCGCATTTTCCAGCTCTACAGGTGAAACGGTAGAAGTCCCCAGTTTACCAACGACCACGCCCGCTGCCGCATTAGCAAGATAACACGCTTCGTTTAGCGGTTTTCCGGCGGCAAGTGCCGTGGCCAGCACACCAATCACAGTATCTCCCGCACCAGTGACATCAAACACTTCCTGTGCCTGAGTCGGCAAATGCAAAGGAGGCAGTCCAACACGCAGTAAACTCATACCCCGCTCGGAACGTGTGATAAGCAGCGCTTGCAGTGCCAAATCCTGTACCAGTTTCGTGCCCTTTTGCACCAAATCATCATCATCC
This genomic interval carries:
- the ubiK gene encoding ubiquinone biosynthesis accessory factor UbiK; this encodes MLDPKKIEQIARQIHHAMPKGVKEFGDDVEKKLRTVLQSQLSKLDLVNREEFDIQTQVLLRTREKLAAVEQRLNELEARLASTDKRTESAE
- the hldE gene encoding bifunctional D-glycero-beta-D-manno-heptose-7-phosphate kinase/D-glycero-beta-D-manno-heptose 1-phosphate adenylyltransferase HldE, producing the protein MKVALPDFHCADVLVVGDVMLDRYWYGPTSRISPEAPVPVVKVETIEERPGGAANVAMNIASLGANSRLIGLTGIDDAARALNEKLSSVKVECDFVPVPTHPTITKLRVLSRNQQLLRLDFEEGFQNVDATPMLEKIRQSLPHTGALVLSDYAKGALNQVQAMIKLANQASVPVLIDPKGNDFERYRGATLLTPNMSEFEAVVGHCKDDDDLVQKGTKLVQDLALQALLITRSERGMSLLRVGLPPLHLPTQAQEVFDVTGAGDTVIGVLATALAAGKPLNEACYLANAAAGVVVGKLGTSTVSPVELENAVRGRAETGFGVMSESQLKEVVTQARQRGEHIVMTNGCFDILHAGHVSYLSNARKLGDRLIVAVNSDASTKRLKGETRPVNPLEQRMIVLSALESVDWVVPFEEDTPQRLIAGILPDILVKGGDYKPEEIAGSEEVWAAGGEVKVLNFEDGISTTNIIKTIKRQ